Genomic segment of Streptomyces sp. NBC_00654:
AGCCCGCCCCGGTCTCCAGGGCGGGCAGCGGCGACGGCAGCCCCATGGCCGCCTCCTGCATGAGGACGAACAGCTCGTCCTTGGCGGAGACGTACCGGTAGAGCGACATCGTGGACGCGCCCAGGTCCTTGGCGACGCGCCCCATCGACACCGCCGCGATCCCCTCGGCCGCCGCCACGGCCACGGCCGCGTCCACGATCCGCTCCAGGCTCAGACCGGGCTTGGGGCCCTTGACCGGACGCTCGCGCAGCCCCCAGGCGGCCTCGATGCTGGGCGGCAGGTCACTGCCTCCGGGCACGCCACTCTTCTCCGCCATCGAATCCCCTTTTCCGCTTCCGGAACCCCTGCCCCCCGCTTGACCACCATTCTAGTTTTGCGTAATGCTTACACAGTAACGCGTATGACATACACAGAAGGGGGACCGGCCATGATCGCCGAGAACAGCAGAAGCAGCAGAAGCAGCGGCGGGAGCACCGGGAACGGCGGCGCCCGCGGAAACCGCGCACCCGCCGGCTCACGGCCCGCCATCGAGGCCCACGGCCTCACCAAGTCCTACGGAAAACCCGCGGTACGGGTCCTGGACGGCATCGACCTGAGCGTCGAACGCTCCACCGTCCTCGCCCTGCTCGGCCCCAACGGCGCGGGCAAGACCACCACCGTGCGCATCCTCGCGACGCTCACCACCGCGGACTCCGGCACCGCCCGCGTGGCCGGGTACGACGTCGTCGCCGACCGCGCCCGGGTGCGCCGCACCATCAGCCTCACCGGGCAGTTCGCCGCCGTCGACGAGACACAGACCGGCGAGGAGAACCTGCGCATGATGGCCCGGCTGACCGGCCTCCCGCGCACCGCCGCACGGCACCGGGCCGAGGAACTCCTCGCCCGCTTCGACCTCACCGACGCGGCCCGCCGCCAGGCACGTACGTACTCCGGGGGCATGCGCCGCCGCCTCGACCTGGCGGCCGGGCTGGTCGGATCACCCGAGCCCGGCGTCTTCTTCCTCGACGAGCCCACGACCGGCCTCGACCCGCGCAGCCGTCAACAGCTCTGGCAGGTCGTGCGCGACCTCGCCGCCCGCGGCGCGACGGTCCTGCTCACCACGCAGTATCTGGAGGAGGCCGACCAGCTCGCGGACCGGATCGCCGTCCTGGACAAGGGCCGGATCGTCGCCGACGGCACCGCCGACACCCTCAAGTCGCGCGTCGCCGGGCACCGCCTCGACCTCGTCCTCACCAGCCACGAGGGCTACCTCCGGCTGGCCGGCCGGGCCGTGCACCACTCCCCCGGGACGCTCACCCTCGGGCTGCCCACCGACGGCACGGCGGCCCATGTCCGCGCCCTGCTCGACGAGATCGACCCCGCCGGCACCGAAGTGGCGCGCTTCAGCGTGCACAGCGCCACCCTCGACGACGTCTTCCTGGCCCTCACCACGGAGGTACCGGCCCATGTCTGACGCACCCGGAGTGCTCACCCACGCGGCGGTCATGAGCGCCCGCAGCCTGCGCGTCAGCCGCCGCAACATCGACGCCGTCATCACCTCGATGATGCTCCCGGTCATGCTGATGCTGATCTTCGTCTACTTCTTCGGCGGCGCGATCGACACGGGCGCGGACCACGGCCCGTACGTCATGTACGTCGTTCCCGGGGTCCTGCTCCTGTGCGCCGGCTTCGGCTCCGCCACCACGGCGGTGGCCGTCAGCGAGGACATGAAGGGCGGCATCATCGACCGGTTCCGCTCACTGGACGTGGGCGGTACGCCGGTGCTGGCCGGACATGTCGTGGCGAGCACCGTGCGCAACCTGGTCTCCACCACCCTGGTCTTCGGCGTCGCCGTACTGATCGGCTTCCGCCCGGCGGCCACCGGGGCGGGCTGGCTCGCCGTGGCCGCCGTACTCCTCGCGTACATCCTGGCGCTGTCCTGGATCTCGGCGGCGATCGGCCTGCTCGCCAGGACCCCGGAGGCGGCGGGCGGGTTCACGTTCTTCATGTCGTTCCTGCCGTACCCGAGCAGCGCGTTCGTCCCGATCGACTCGATGCCGGGCTGGCTGCGCGGCTTCGCCGACCACCAGCCGATCACCCCGGCCATCGAGTCCCTGCGCGGACTCCTGCTGAACCAGCCGGTGGGCAACGCCCCCTGGGTCGCACTGGCCTGGGCGGCGGGCATCCTGGTGGTGGCGGTGGGGCTCTCCGGGGTGCTGTTCAGGCTGCGGACCCGATGAGCCACAGGACGGAAGCCGCCCCGCCTCAGAAGCTGTCCGGGCACCACGGGCGCCGCGCCGTCCGCAGCGCGCGGTCCGCCGACCGGGCGGCGCCGGTGCGGTGCTCCTCGGCCCGGCCGAGCGCGACCAGCCGCTGGACCGACTCGTCACCCAGGTAGAGCGTGCCCAACTCCCGTACGTCCAGGGTCAGATCGGCGCTCCGCGTGGTGGGGGTGCAGCTCGCCCCGGACGGGGAGACCTCCAGCAGGAAGCGGCCCCCGGCCAGGCCCGCGGAGTCCTGGACGTCCAGCACCAGGCCCGCCTCGTCCTCGTAGCCACGGGCCTCCAGGGCGCGGACCACATCCAGGACACGCACCCACAGCCAGTCCACCTGGGTGACGATGCGGGCGGCGCGGGGGTCCGGGAGGAACAGGGGCAGCGGGTCATCGGGGGCGCGGAAGTCCGAGCGGACCGTGGTGATCCAGTCGATCGAGCAGATGAAGTGCCACAGCGCCCGCTCCGCCCGCGGGGTCACCGCGATCATTTCCTTCACCGTCGCCTTGTTCAACGGCTGCTTCGCGTCACCCCAGTTGGCGTCCGCGGTGTAGGCGGCAAGGCCGTCGACGGTGCCGTCGGCGGAACGGTGGAGCGCGTAGAACGGCTCGGTCCAGGCGGTGTGCGCGGAGGGGACCGTGCCCGTGTTGACCTCCCACCAGCGCTCGTCCCGGCTGACGGCACCGGGCCGGCGGGCCGCGAAGCGGGCATGCAGTTCGGGGCCCAGCTTGCGCACCTCCGCGCCGTCGATCAGCTCGATCCTGCCCCCGCCGTCCGCCTCGGACGGACCCGCCCAGCGGGGGTCCAGCCCGGCCCGCGGGACGTCGATCTCCCACTGGGTGGCCCAGGTCGCCGGACCGAACCCGTACCGCCCGTAGATCGGGTACTCGGCCGCTACCAGGGTCGCGACCACCTCGCCGCGCTCCTTCGCCGCCGCCAGGTCCGCGGCCATCATCCGGCTCAGCAGCCCGCGGCGGCGGTGCGTGGGCGTCACCGTGACCCCGCTGACCGCGTCGGCCGGCACCGTGGCGCCGCCGACGACGGTCAGTTCCTGGGCGAACGAGCGGAACGTCGCCACCCAGCGCCCGTCGTCGAACGCCCCCCGCACGCGGGACAGATCGGTGTGTGCCAGCCGGCCGGCGATCTCCTCCTCGGTCGCCTTCGCCGTACGGAGGAAACCGGTGGACACGGCGCGCAGCCAGTCGGGGTACTCGGACGCGGTGACAGTGCGGACCTCAAGGCTCATGCGCCCACGCTAGA
This window contains:
- a CDS encoding ATP-binding cassette domain-containing protein — translated: MTYTEGGPAMIAENSRSSRSSGGSTGNGGARGNRAPAGSRPAIEAHGLTKSYGKPAVRVLDGIDLSVERSTVLALLGPNGAGKTTTVRILATLTTADSGTARVAGYDVVADRARVRRTISLTGQFAAVDETQTGEENLRMMARLTGLPRTAARHRAEELLARFDLTDAARRQARTYSGGMRRRLDLAAGLVGSPEPGVFFLDEPTTGLDPRSRQQLWQVVRDLAARGATVLLTTQYLEEADQLADRIAVLDKGRIVADGTADTLKSRVAGHRLDLVLTSHEGYLRLAGRAVHHSPGTLTLGLPTDGTAAHVRALLDEIDPAGTEVARFSVHSATLDDVFLALTTEVPAHV
- a CDS encoding GNAT family N-acetyltransferase, with translation MSLEVRTVTASEYPDWLRAVSTGFLRTAKATEEEIAGRLAHTDLSRVRGAFDDGRWVATFRSFAQELTVVGGATVPADAVSGVTVTPTHRRRGLLSRMMAADLAAAKERGEVVATLVAAEYPIYGRYGFGPATWATQWEIDVPRAGLDPRWAGPSEADGGGRIELIDGAEVRKLGPELHARFAARRPGAVSRDERWWEVNTGTVPSAHTAWTEPFYALHRSADGTVDGLAAYTADANWGDAKQPLNKATVKEMIAVTPRAERALWHFICSIDWITTVRSDFRAPDDPLPLFLPDPRAARIVTQVDWLWVRVLDVVRALEARGYEDEAGLVLDVQDSAGLAGGRFLLEVSPSGASCTPTTRSADLTLDVRELGTLYLGDESVQRLVALGRAEEHRTGAARSADRALRTARRPWCPDSF
- a CDS encoding ABC transporter permease, producing the protein MSDAPGVLTHAAVMSARSLRVSRRNIDAVITSMMLPVMLMLIFVYFFGGAIDTGADHGPYVMYVVPGVLLLCAGFGSATTAVAVSEDMKGGIIDRFRSLDVGGTPVLAGHVVASTVRNLVSTTLVFGVAVLIGFRPAATGAGWLAVAAVLLAYILALSWISAAIGLLARTPEAAGGFTFFMSFLPYPSSAFVPIDSMPGWLRGFADHQPITPAIESLRGLLLNQPVGNAPWVALAWAAGILVVAVGLSGVLFRLRTR